The following are encoded in a window of Armatimonas rosea genomic DNA:
- a CDS encoding ABC transporter permease/M1 family aminopeptidase, which produces MRAVYLFELRFRLRQVSTYLFFLVLFLLTFLFVTTDAVKIGGGDGQVKVNAPIVLSQIVGIMGAFGAVIASALVGTAIYRDFEAQAHELFFTTRLSRASYFFGRYLGALTITLFVFSGLLFGVLFGTAMPWVDKASLGPFRLESYVNVFFTILLPNVLFLSALFFVFGTLTRSLLAIYLQGVLVFVGWAIALALLGSVENRMLASLFDPFGLASTGVVTRYWTLAEKNTQLLPLTGALLYNRLLWLAVAATLLMVGFRLFQFSARAMTIRKKPLPPTSSELPLPSSPRSGKQSEGRGPGGGMSGGMPSGFTALLRFYFRDIVRSVPFLVIAAAGMLLLITNAWMADKLLDNTIYPVTRVMVEQVSGSFMLFFLILITFYAGELAWRERTVKLDQIADALPVPTYRVALAKFMALLLVLALLTGGLIVAGVAVQAAKGYFHFELGLYVSYLFGTIYPTLVCLTALAFFVHTVVNQKFLGHTLVLVSFIATQALPSMGLDHKLYLFGDIPTVKLSDMNGFGPFVQPVFWFASYWLLASVLLVIVAIKLWVRGKDDRLALRWQVGQLPPAARAIAAACAAGFVAIGGWIFVNTNLRHTYRPEKEQTKLRVEFEQKYKARYEKIPQPRITDVELDVTLWPERGQWESKGVFTLKNKTDKPVTELVVQTDPDLTVKALTLGAPATPGITDKDRGFRTLTLAQPLAPGATTTLAFTLAYDKVGFSNGEPNTAIAANGAFVTMPCPQLGYQTEAELSDESERRRQKLAPKARMAPASDQEARKNTYIGPDADWVSFAATVRTAPDQTAIAPGYLEKEWSEDGRRCFRYKMDAPIRHFVTFVSARYAVKRDQWVGKDGKKVALEIFYHPGHEYNLERMMAGAKAALSYCSENFSPYQFRQLRILEFPAYQQFAQSFPNTVPYSEGIGFILKVGTEKDALDIPFYVTAHEVAHQWWAHQVLGGNVAGSELLSESLAEYSALQTLKKAYGKEALARFLKLDMDRYLRGRGSEREEENPLTTMQHQQYIHYPKGAIAFCALADRIGEGTLNAALAGFVKKTAFQEPPYTTALELMETLRAATPSTDQAYLSDLFEKITLYDLRLTDAKKEKVGGKWRVTVTYTAVKKYADGKGNETDAGPATGFGFGLWKKEQALPVKTVTSEPGRVVLETDSAEPDKVEVDPQHLYIDRTLDDNTKKL; this is translated from the coding sequence ATGCGAGCTGTCTATCTCTTCGAGCTGCGCTTCCGCCTGCGCCAGGTCTCGACCTACCTCTTCTTTCTTGTGCTCTTCCTGCTGACCTTTCTCTTTGTCACCACCGATGCGGTCAAGATAGGCGGCGGCGATGGGCAAGTCAAGGTCAACGCCCCGATTGTCCTGAGCCAGATTGTCGGGATCATGGGCGCGTTCGGTGCCGTGATCGCCAGCGCCCTGGTCGGCACCGCGATCTACCGCGACTTCGAGGCGCAGGCCCACGAGCTCTTCTTCACCACACGCCTGAGCCGCGCATCGTACTTCTTCGGGCGGTATCTAGGCGCCTTGACCATCACACTCTTTGTCTTCTCCGGGCTGCTCTTTGGGGTCCTCTTTGGCACCGCCATGCCCTGGGTGGATAAGGCGAGCCTCGGGCCGTTCCGCTTGGAGAGCTATGTCAATGTCTTTTTCACCATCCTGCTCCCCAATGTGCTCTTTCTCTCGGCCCTGTTCTTTGTCTTTGGCACCCTGACCCGCAGCCTGCTGGCGATCTATCTCCAGGGCGTGCTGGTCTTTGTCGGCTGGGCGATCGCGCTAGCGCTGCTGGGCTCGGTCGAGAACCGAATGCTCGCCTCGCTCTTCGACCCCTTCGGGCTGGCCTCGACGGGCGTGGTCACGCGCTACTGGACCCTGGCGGAGAAGAACACGCAGCTCCTCCCACTCACGGGCGCCCTCCTCTACAACCGCCTGCTCTGGCTCGCAGTGGCCGCCACGCTCCTCATGGTCGGCTTCCGCCTCTTCCAGTTCTCCGCCCGAGCCATGACGATCCGCAAAAAGCCCCTCCCACCCACCTCCTCAGAACTCCCCCTCCCTTCGTCCCCGCGAAGCGGGAAACAGAGCGAAGGGAGGGGGCCGGGGGGAGGGATGTCTGGAGGGATGCCAAGCGGCTTCACCGCCCTCCTGCGCTTCTACTTCCGCGACATCGTCCGCAGTGTCCCGTTTCTGGTGATCGCTGCCGCCGGAATGCTGCTGCTCATCACCAACGCCTGGATGGCCGACAAGCTCCTCGACAACACCATCTACCCGGTCACCCGTGTCATGGTCGAGCAGGTCAGCGGCTCGTTCATGCTGTTCTTTCTGATCCTCATCACCTTCTACGCCGGAGAGCTCGCCTGGCGCGAGCGCACCGTCAAGCTGGACCAGATCGCCGATGCCCTGCCTGTGCCCACCTACCGGGTCGCGCTGGCCAAGTTTATGGCGCTACTTCTGGTGCTCGCGCTCCTCACCGGCGGGCTGATTGTCGCGGGGGTCGCCGTGCAGGCGGCCAAGGGCTACTTCCACTTTGAGCTGGGGCTGTATGTCTCCTACCTCTTTGGGACGATCTACCCCACCCTGGTCTGCCTGACCGCGCTGGCGTTCTTTGTCCATACCGTGGTCAACCAGAAGTTTCTGGGCCACACGCTGGTGCTGGTGAGCTTTATCGCCACCCAGGCGCTTCCCAGCATGGGCCTCGACCACAAGCTCTATCTCTTCGGGGACATTCCCACGGTCAAGCTCTCGGACATGAATGGCTTTGGGCCGTTTGTCCAGCCGGTGTTCTGGTTTGCAAGCTACTGGCTGCTGGCATCGGTGCTATTAGTTATCGTCGCCATCAAGCTCTGGGTGCGGGGCAAGGACGACCGCCTGGCGCTGCGCTGGCAGGTGGGGCAGCTTCCCCCCGCGGCGCGGGCTATCGCGGCGGCGTGTGCGGCGGGCTTTGTGGCGATCGGGGGGTGGATCTTTGTCAATACCAATCTCCGCCATACCTACCGCCCTGAGAAGGAGCAGACCAAGCTCCGGGTGGAGTTTGAGCAGAAGTACAAGGCGCGCTACGAGAAAATCCCCCAGCCCCGCATCACCGATGTGGAGCTAGATGTCACCCTCTGGCCCGAGCGTGGGCAGTGGGAGTCCAAGGGAGTCTTTACGCTCAAGAACAAGACCGACAAGCCCGTGACGGAGCTGGTGGTCCAGACCGACCCGGACCTAACGGTCAAGGCGCTCACTCTCGGAGCCCCTGCGACACCGGGGATCACGGACAAGGACCGTGGGTTCCGCACCCTCACCCTCGCCCAGCCGCTCGCACCGGGCGCGACCACGACTCTCGCCTTCACCCTCGCCTACGACAAAGTCGGCTTCTCCAACGGTGAGCCCAACACGGCGATCGCGGCCAACGGAGCCTTTGTCACCATGCCCTGCCCTCAGCTTGGCTACCAGACAGAGGCGGAGCTCAGCGACGAGTCCGAGCGACGGCGGCAGAAGCTGGCCCCCAAGGCGCGTATGGCCCCTGCCAGCGACCAAGAGGCGCGAAAGAACACCTATATCGGCCCCGATGCCGACTGGGTGAGCTTTGCCGCGACCGTCCGCACCGCGCCAGATCAAACCGCGATCGCCCCTGGCTACCTAGAGAAAGAGTGGAGCGAGGACGGGCGCCGCTGCTTCCGCTACAAGATGGACGCGCCCATCCGTCACTTTGTCACCTTTGTCTCGGCACGCTATGCGGTCAAGCGCGACCAGTGGGTGGGCAAAGACGGTAAGAAAGTGGCGCTGGAGATCTTCTACCACCCCGGCCATGAGTACAACCTGGAGCGGATGATGGCGGGGGCCAAGGCCGCCCTGAGCTACTGCTCCGAGAACTTCAGCCCCTACCAGTTCCGCCAGCTGCGCATCCTGGAGTTCCCGGCCTACCAGCAGTTTGCGCAGTCGTTCCCCAACACCGTGCCCTACTCTGAGGGAATCGGGTTTATCCTCAAGGTGGGAACGGAGAAAGACGCGCTGGATATCCCGTTCTATGTCACGGCCCATGAGGTGGCGCACCAGTGGTGGGCGCACCAGGTACTCGGGGGCAATGTCGCGGGCAGTGAGCTGCTCTCCGAGTCGCTCGCGGAGTACAGTGCGCTCCAGACCCTCAAAAAGGCCTACGGCAAAGAGGCACTGGCACGCTTCCTCAAGCTGGACATGGACCGCTATCTGCGCGGTCGCGGCTCCGAGCGCGAGGAGGAGAACCCGCTGACGACCATGCAGCACCAGCAGTACATCCACTACCCCAAGGGCGCGATCGCCTTCTGCGCCCTCGCCGACAGAATCGGGGAGGGAACCCTCAACGCCGCACTGGCCGGCTTTGTGAAGAAGACCGCGTTCCAGGAGCCGCCCTACACGACGGCGCTGGAGCTGATGGAGACCCTGCGCGCCGCCACGCCCTCGACCGACCAGGCCTATCTGAGCGATCTCTTTGAAAAGATCACCCTCTACGACCTGCGCCTCACCGATGCCAAGAAGGAGAAGGTCGGCGGCAAGTGGCGCGTGACTGTCACCTACACCGCTGTCAAGAAGTACGCCGATGGCAAGGGCAACGAGACCGATGCCGGCCCCGCCACGGGGTTTGGGTTCGGGCTCTGGAAAAAAGAGCAGGCGCTCCCTGTGAAGACTGTCACATCCGAGCCCGGGCGTGTCGTCTTAGAAACGGACAGCGCCGAGCCCGACAAGGTGGAGGTCGATCCCCAGCACCTCTATATCGACCGCACGCTCGACGACAACACGAAAAAGCTCTAG
- a CDS encoding ABC transporter ATP-binding protein has product MALEIENLTKTYPNGVRALDGVTLSIPHGLFGLLGPNGAGKSSLMRTIATLQEPDTGSIRLDGTDTLKNKDAMRSTLGYLPQEFGFYPTLSGESTLDHFATLKGLHNGKERKAIVEGLLAQVNLWDARKKNVGGYSGGMKQRLGIAVALLANPSVIIVDEPTAGLDPTERNRFLNLLAEVGEGATVILSTHIVEDVRELCERMAILAKGRVVAQGNPEEVIGRVAGSVWRKVIGKDELAEYEARYRVISRRLIAGKPVITVYQSTDPGEGFEAIAADLEDAYFHAVGEA; this is encoded by the coding sequence ATGGCGCTGGAGATTGAGAACCTAACCAAGACCTACCCCAATGGCGTACGGGCACTCGACGGAGTGACACTGAGCATTCCCCACGGGCTCTTTGGCCTGCTCGGGCCCAACGGGGCGGGGAAGTCGTCGCTGATGCGCACGATCGCGACCCTGCAGGAGCCCGACACGGGGAGCATTCGCCTGGATGGGACCGACACGCTCAAGAACAAAGACGCCATGCGCTCGACTTTGGGCTACCTGCCGCAGGAGTTCGGCTTCTACCCCACCCTCTCGGGAGAGTCCACGCTGGACCACTTCGCGACGCTCAAGGGGCTCCATAACGGCAAGGAGCGCAAGGCCATTGTCGAGGGCTTGCTGGCGCAGGTGAACCTCTGGGACGCCCGCAAGAAAAATGTGGGGGGGTACTCGGGCGGGATGAAGCAGCGGCTGGGGATCGCGGTGGCGCTGCTGGCAAATCCGAGTGTCATCATTGTCGATGAGCCCACCGCGGGCCTCGATCCCACCGAGCGCAACCGCTTCCTCAACCTGCTCGCCGAGGTCGGGGAGGGCGCGACCGTGATCCTCTCCACCCACATTGTCGAGGATGTCCGCGAGCTCTGTGAGCGCATGGCGATTCTGGCCAAGGGCCGCGTGGTCGCGCAGGGCAACCCCGAGGAGGTGATCGGGCGGGTGGCAGGGAGTGTCTGGCGCAAGGTGATCGGCAAGGACGAGCTCGCGGAGTACGAGGCGCGCTACCGGGTGATCTCCCGCCGCCTGATCGCGGGAAAGCCGGTCATCACGGTCTACCAGTCCACCGACCCTGGCGAGGGCTTTGAGGCGATTGCCGCGGACCTGGAGGATGCCTACTTCCACGCGGTCGGGGAGGCGTAG
- a CDS encoding HupE/UreJ family protein, translated as MRRVCGAHPTSQDGNHPHPKGTRGRRASAASLRSEKPCTDEARGGGRRPYSRTFTVLACRTFTAQATVRANTTSIVCLLLTFLLTLPALAHDPQLSGLRVLIGGGKTTVSVTTHLSTLARAEGQSALTDPQVEIALRKRVRLRLDGSAFTPATTKLLRDDANDLLTWQATLDKPVETPEILARLYPEDSTSKLVVSVFRDGQSELETLLDADHPALELHRNTPPESRWQVFLRFVREGVVHIFGGPDHVCFVLGLLLLGGGLKTLLKTITAFTLAHSITLTVAALGLWNPSPRIVEPLIALSIVAIAAENLRKLRPTSLTSPFAGRNDRSGEGGRERCERGDVRDLRPWFAFGFGLIHGFGFAGALAEVGLPKDALGVALAAFNGGVELGQALIVVAVAPALAKLADDKPGLHAKVLRAASVGIGLAGLYWFVTRLL; from the coding sequence GTGAGACGCGTGTGTGGTGCCCACCCTACAAGCCAGGATGGAAATCATCCGCACCCAAAGGGTACCCGGGGGCGTCGTGCCTCCGCCGCCTCGCTCCGCTCGGAAAAACCTTGTACCGACGAGGCACGAGGAGGCGGCCGAAGGCCCTATAGCCGGACGTTTACCGTCCTGGCTTGCCGCACGTTTACCGCCCAGGCTACCGTCCGAGCCAATACCACGTCGATCGTATGCCTTCTCCTCACTTTTCTCCTGACGCTCCCCGCGCTGGCCCACGACCCGCAGCTCTCGGGGCTGCGGGTGCTGATCGGCGGGGGGAAGACCACAGTGAGCGTGACGACCCATCTCAGTACACTGGCAAGGGCAGAGGGGCAGAGCGCCCTGACCGATCCCCAAGTCGAAATCGCGCTCCGCAAGCGCGTGCGGCTGCGCCTCGATGGGAGCGCCTTCACCCCCGCCACCACGAAGCTCCTGCGCGACGACGCCAATGACCTGCTGACCTGGCAGGCGACACTCGATAAACCTGTAGAGACACCCGAGATTCTCGCGCGGCTCTACCCTGAGGACAGCACCTCAAAGCTCGTGGTCTCGGTCTTCCGCGACGGCCAGTCCGAGTTGGAGACGCTGCTCGATGCCGACCATCCCGCGCTGGAGCTTCACCGCAACACTCCCCCCGAGAGCCGGTGGCAGGTCTTTCTGCGCTTTGTCCGCGAGGGAGTCGTGCATATCTTCGGCGGCCCCGATCATGTGTGTTTTGTGCTAGGCTTGCTGCTCCTCGGCGGTGGCCTCAAGACCCTCCTTAAGACCATCACCGCCTTCACCCTCGCGCACAGCATCACCCTCACGGTCGCCGCGCTCGGCCTCTGGAACCCCTCCCCGCGTATCGTCGAGCCGCTCATCGCCCTCTCGATTGTCGCCATCGCCGCTGAGAACCTCCGCAAGCTCCGCCCCACATCCCTCACCTCCCCCTTCGCAGGGAGGAACGACCGGTCAGGCGAAGGGGGTCGCGAGCGGTGCGAGCGGGGGGATGTGCGCGATCTACGGCCTTGGTTCGCCTTTGGCTTTGGGCTGATCCATGGCTTTGGCTTCGCGGGTGCCCTCGCGGAGGTGGGGCTTCCCAAAGACGCGCTCGGAGTCGCGCTGGCGGCGTTCAACGGCGGGGTCGAGCTTGGGCAGGCCCTGATCGTTGTCGCGGTCGCTCCCGCCCTCGCCAAGCTCGCCGACGATAAGCCGGGGCTCCATGCCAAGGTCCTACGCGCCGCCTCCGTTGGGATCGGCCTTGCCGGGCTCTACTGGTTTGTCACGCGGCTCTTGTAA
- a CDS encoding YHYH protein, which produces MKRTTILLATALTLTTTAVALRAQSTPQYKNEVSIEVREGFRYITANGIPDHVTGQFPNRGNPNSISPQRYAFRVPVKPEPDENGGTDTGQNFGIAVNGVTFDPTTAEFWSGNRQWRYEAMTGFMGARGGLGVDENLAHVQPSGAYHYHGMPMGLLKKLDYTHKMALVGWAADGYPVYSPYAYAEASKASSPLKKLKSSYKLKSGERTETGGPGGVYDGSFESDFEFVKGSGDLDPWNGRYGVTPEFPKGTYYYVLTDSFPFIPRKFRGKPDASFQRRGPGGGGPGGPGGGQPGGGPASLAAKGQYLFIQRGNTLYQYSADGLKLLSKTELPPP; this is translated from the coding sequence ATGAAACGCACGACAATCCTTCTTGCCACGGCGCTGACGCTGACCACGACCGCGGTAGCGCTCCGGGCGCAGAGCACGCCGCAGTATAAAAACGAGGTCTCGATCGAGGTTCGCGAGGGCTTTCGCTACATCACGGCCAACGGGATTCCCGACCACGTCACCGGGCAGTTCCCCAACCGTGGCAACCCTAACTCTATCTCGCCGCAACGCTACGCCTTCCGCGTCCCCGTCAAGCCCGAGCCCGACGAGAACGGCGGCACCGACACGGGGCAGAACTTTGGGATCGCGGTCAATGGTGTCACCTTCGACCCGACCACCGCGGAGTTCTGGAGTGGCAACCGCCAGTGGCGCTACGAAGCAATGACCGGCTTCATGGGCGCACGCGGCGGGCTGGGAGTCGATGAGAACCTGGCGCACGTGCAGCCGAGTGGGGCCTACCACTACCACGGCATGCCGATGGGCCTGCTTAAGAAGCTCGACTACACCCACAAGATGGCGCTCGTGGGCTGGGCCGCAGACGGCTACCCGGTCTATAGCCCCTACGCCTACGCCGAGGCGAGCAAGGCTAGCTCCCCCCTCAAGAAGCTCAAGTCCAGCTACAAGCTCAAGAGCGGGGAGCGCACAGAGACAGGCGGCCCCGGTGGGGTCTACGATGGCTCGTTTGAGAGCGATTTTGAGTTCGTGAAGGGCAGCGGCGACCTCGATCCCTGGAACGGGCGCTACGGGGTAACACCAGAGTTCCCCAAGGGCACCTACTACTATGTCCTCACCGACTCGTTCCCCTTCATCCCCCGCAAGTTCCGCGGCAAGCCCGATGCCAGCTTCCAGCGCCGCGGCCCCGGTGGTGGCGGTCCCGGAGGACCTGGGGGAGGCCAGCCCGGTGGCGGCCCCGCAAGCCTCGCGGCCAAGGGCCAGTATCTCTTCATCCAGCGCGGCAATACCCTCTACCAGTACAGCGCCGATGGCCTCAAGCTCCTCAGCAAGACGGAGCTCCCGCCGCCGTGA
- a CDS encoding metallophosphoesterase family protein: MKLVTLFAALPLVVAFLPPPARLGSPPPPADRSFLAAKGGSSDNTSAKSYPLREAGEGRRLSGGERQNDGERQDDCCDDAVEASSDPQGRRQGGPPVVYRTEVPAHDYDMVVGRVTKTGATISVLCYADSEGTLVYGSAPGKLTKSLPLTKFPKGEPVVLELTGLAPGARVYWQVTFSGGKEPSPERSFVTARPAGSPLTFSIQADSHLDGGTVQAVYLRSLAAMRDTDFMVDLGDTFMTDKYPNFRDAHAQYVAQRYYFDQAQVPVLMVPGNHDGERGADREMASWARQERLRYFPSAPENHWAYESGDALLIGLDPYGHTTNRPRRGGQNADGIIDNWYVTLGKEQYDWLKKTLETSKARWKFVFIHNLVGGLGRDGRGGAEAAPLWEWGGKSADGTDTFKEKRPGWDMPIHQLLLKNKVSAVFHGHDHLFAHQEVDGIIYQCVPQPSHGRGGGSRSAEEYGYKQGKMLDGSGIIKLSVTPQKAGFTFVRTENGEASKAFEYTFRPPPF, from the coding sequence ATGAAGCTAGTAACACTCTTTGCGGCACTTCCGCTTGTCGTGGCGTTTTTGCCTCCCCCGGCTCGCTTAGGCTCGCCACCCCCTCCGGCTGATCGCTCGTTCCTCGCTGCGAAGGGGGGGAGTAGTGATAATACTAGCGCCAAGTCTTACCCTCTTCGCGAAGCCGGAGAGGGTCGCCGTCTAAGCGGCGGGGAGAGGCAAAATGACGGGGAGAGGCAAGACGACTGCTGCGACGATGCGGTGGAGGCGAGCAGCGACCCGCAGGGACGGCGCCAGGGCGGGCCGCCGGTGGTCTATCGCACAGAAGTTCCGGCGCATGACTACGATATGGTGGTTGGGCGGGTGACCAAGACCGGCGCGACGATCAGTGTGCTGTGCTATGCGGACTCCGAGGGAACGCTGGTCTACGGCAGTGCGCCCGGAAAGCTGACCAAGAGCCTACCGCTCACCAAGTTCCCTAAGGGCGAGCCGGTCGTGCTGGAGCTGACGGGGCTTGCGCCGGGGGCGCGGGTCTACTGGCAGGTAACGTTCAGCGGCGGGAAAGAGCCGTCGCCCGAGCGCAGCTTTGTGACCGCACGCCCCGCCGGGAGCCCCCTGACCTTCTCGATCCAGGCAGACTCGCACCTCGATGGCGGCACCGTGCAGGCGGTCTACCTGCGCTCCTTGGCCGCGATGCGCGACACGGACTTTATGGTGGATCTGGGCGATACCTTCATGACCGACAAGTACCCCAACTTCCGGGATGCCCACGCGCAGTATGTGGCCCAGCGCTACTACTTCGACCAAGCACAGGTGCCCGTCCTGATGGTGCCGGGCAACCACGATGGCGAGCGTGGGGCGGATCGGGAGATGGCCTCCTGGGCGCGCCAAGAGCGGCTGCGCTACTTCCCCAGCGCCCCCGAGAACCACTGGGCCTACGAGTCCGGCGATGCGCTCCTGATCGGCCTCGATCCCTACGGGCACACCACCAACCGGCCTCGCCGCGGCGGCCAGAACGCCGATGGCATTATCGACAACTGGTATGTCACCCTCGGAAAAGAGCAGTACGACTGGCTCAAGAAGACCCTGGAGACCAGCAAGGCGAGGTGGAAGTTTGTCTTTATCCACAACCTGGTCGGGGGGCTGGGCCGCGACGGCCGTGGGGGCGCGGAGGCAGCGCCGCTCTGGGAGTGGGGGGGCAAGAGCGCCGATGGCACGGATACCTTCAAAGAAAAACGCCCCGGCTGGGACATGCCCATCCACCAGCTTCTGCTCAAGAACAAGGTCAGCGCGGTCTTCCACGGCCACGACCATCTCTTCGCGCACCAGGAAGTGGACGGCATTATCTACCAATGTGTCCCCCAACCCAGCCACGGGCGCGGCGGTGGCAGCCGCAGCGCCGAGGAGTACGGCTACAAGCAGGGCAAGATGCTCGATGGCTCGGGGATTATCAAGCTCAGCGTAACACCCCAAAAAGCGGGCTTTACGTTTGTGCGCACCGAGAACGGGGAGGCATCCAAGGCGTTTGAGTACACGTTTAGACCGCCCCCGTTTTAG
- a CDS encoding sulfatase-like hydrolase/transferase, giving the protein MKKVLSLALLGGCLFLGNAPTQKAQAQGATKRPNFIVIQGEGHGWSSLPFAQDPKTPSAKNNGVRMPHFEALAQGGMRFSQFYAASPRCTPSRAALLTGKSPAQLHMTFVNEGKRDGDVGNTKLRAPQTSTELSESEKTIAELLTESGYATAHFGKWHVGRANPSRHGFPVNDGPNNNGGPDNSADPSTEQTPLTGQKSVAFITEQLKAGKPFYLQLDQYASKEDKAQEDMDKVLGDLMQALKAQNAENNTYILYTTDHGTPGRNFPLRGGKGHVLEGGIRVPLLVKGPGIAASSTSSVPTTGVDLFPTIASLAGLKSLPTGIEGGSLLPILKSGGTGTVKRSREGLFFHFPHYDFDNGGPASAIVLGNWKLIKFYETGSVQLYDIARDPSERTDLAESQPEKRADLEKRLTDYLKEINAQFATVNPSYDPSKPAETNIRRGGKGGGGGQGGRKKGQGGGQGGGGGL; this is encoded by the coding sequence ATGAAGAAAGTTCTCTCTCTTGCTCTGCTGGGAGGCTGCCTCTTTCTGGGCAACGCTCCCACGCAGAAGGCGCAGGCACAGGGCGCGACGAAGCGGCCTAACTTTATTGTCATCCAGGGCGAGGGCCACGGGTGGAGCAGCCTGCCGTTTGCCCAGGATCCCAAGACACCCAGCGCGAAGAACAACGGCGTGCGGATGCCCCACTTCGAGGCACTGGCCCAGGGAGGGATGCGCTTCTCCCAGTTCTACGCCGCCTCACCGCGCTGCACACCGTCGCGGGCGGCACTGCTCACCGGCAAGAGCCCGGCGCAGCTGCACATGACCTTTGTCAACGAGGGCAAGCGCGACGGCGATGTGGGCAACACCAAGCTACGTGCCCCCCAGACCAGCACCGAGCTCTCCGAGAGCGAGAAGACAATCGCGGAGCTACTGACAGAATCAGGCTACGCGACGGCGCACTTTGGCAAGTGGCATGTCGGGCGGGCTAACCCCAGCCGCCATGGGTTCCCGGTCAACGATGGGCCCAATAACAACGGCGGCCCCGACAATAGCGCCGATCCCAGCACCGAACAGACCCCGCTCACCGGTCAGAAGAGTGTCGCCTTTATCACCGAGCAGCTCAAGGCCGGCAAGCCCTTCTACCTCCAGCTCGACCAGTACGCCAGCAAAGAGGACAAGGCGCAGGAGGACATGGACAAGGTGCTGGGCGACCTGATGCAGGCACTGAAGGCCCAAAACGCCGAGAATAACACCTATATCCTCTACACCACCGACCACGGCACCCCCGGCCGCAACTTCCCGCTTCGGGGCGGCAAGGGCCATGTGCTGGAGGGCGGAATCCGTGTCCCGCTCCTGGTCAAAGGCCCTGGGATCGCGGCAAGTAGCACGTCGAGTGTCCCCACCACGGGAGTCGATCTCTTCCCCACCATCGCCAGCCTCGCCGGGCTCAAGAGCCTGCCAACAGGGATCGAGGGCGGGAGCCTCCTTCCGATCCTCAAGTCCGGCGGCACGGGCACGGTCAAGCGCTCCCGTGAGGGACTCTTCTTCCACTTCCCCCACTACGACTTCGACAACGGCGGCCCGGCATCGGCGATTGTCTTAGGGAACTGGAAGCTGATCAAGTTCTACGAGACCGGCAGCGTCCAGCTCTACGATATCGCCAGAGACCCATCGGAGCGCACCGACCTTGCGGAGTCCCAGCCTGAGAAGCGCGCGGACCTGGAGAAGCGCCTGACCGACTACCTCAAAGAGATCAACGCCCAGTTCGCTACAGTCAACCCCAGCTACGACCCCAGCAAGCCTGCCGAGACCAATATCCGGCGCGGCGGCAAGGGGGGCGGAGGCGGCCAAGGGGGCCGCAAAAAGGGCCAAGGCGGTGGTCAAGGAGGCGGTGGCGGACTATGA
- a CDS encoding beta-propeller fold lactonase family protein, with translation METPASLLPLRLRFKNSPLRTVAMKGDWEVETDPTGHFAYSLDGSRAQLYQWRLGRDAALKKLSPHQVEAHSHPSFLRFHPSGRFAYISCSHGALCQYRVQAGALVPLKPLATYVATNPSPLWFDAPGRFACVLTYGDPEQSPPNDQVTIFKVEKNGQLTKLRKIDVCRADSSLSRSAWEGKVAHLTVVGSRLEP, from the coding sequence ATGGAAACCCCAGCGTCCCTACTGCCCCTACGACTGCGCTTCAAAAACAGCCCCCTTCGTACCGTTGCGATGAAGGGCGACTGGGAGGTAGAGACCGATCCCACGGGTCACTTTGCCTACAGCTTGGATGGCTCCCGTGCCCAGCTCTACCAGTGGCGTCTAGGGCGGGATGCAGCTCTAAAGAAGCTCTCCCCCCACCAGGTCGAGGCACATAGCCACCCGAGCTTCCTGCGCTTTCACCCGAGTGGTCGCTTTGCCTATATCAGCTGCTCGCACGGAGCACTCTGCCAGTACCGTGTGCAAGCCGGAGCACTGGTTCCCCTCAAGCCTCTCGCCACGTATGTTGCAACCAACCCAAGCCCGCTTTGGTTCGATGCCCCGGGGCGCTTTGCCTGCGTCCTTACCTACGGCGATCCAGAGCAGTCGCCCCCCAACGACCAAGTGACTATCTTCAAAGTCGAGAAAAATGGTCAGCTAACCAAACTACGCAAGATCGACGTCTGCCGTGCGGATAGTTCGCTCAGCCGGAGCGCGTGGGAGGGGAAGGTCGCGCACCTCACCGTTGTGGGTTCGCGTCTTGAGCCGTAG